The following are encoded in a window of Balaenoptera ricei isolate mBalRic1 chromosome 1, mBalRic1.hap2, whole genome shotgun sequence genomic DNA:
- the FPGT gene encoding fucose-1-phosphate guanylyltransferase isoform X2, with translation MFLLILLEPKLVHIYGNGGSTLCALRCLEKLYGDEWNSFTILLIHSGGYSQRLPNASALGKIFTALPFGSPIYQMLELKLAMYIDFPSHMNPGILVTCADDIELYSIGESEYIRFDKPGFTALAHPSSLTVGTTHGVFVLEPFNYLEHRDLEYRSCHRFLHKPSIEKMYQFDAVCRPRNFFQQNFAEGYIPSLKLDPEYVYTDSLFYMDHKTAKKLLAFYEKIGTLNCEIDAYGDFLQALGPGATVEYTRNTSNVTKEESELVDMRQRIFHLLQGTSLNVVVLNNSKFYHIGTTEEYLFHFTSDSNLKSELGLQSIAFSIFPAIPECSSNKSCIIQSILDSRCSVAPGSVVEYSRLGPDVSVGENCIISGSYIITTAVLSAHSFVCSLTLKMDRHLKYSTMACGVQDNLKKNVKTLSDVKLLQFFGVCFLSCLDIWNLKVTEELFSGNKTCLSLWNARIFPVCSSLSDSVTTSLKMLNAVQNKSAFSLNKYKLLSIEEMLFYKDVEDMITYREQIFLEITLNRKQSDLETS, from the exons ATGTTTTTGTTGATCCTGCTGGAGCCAAAATTGGTACACATTTATG gaaatggaGGATCTACGCTTTGTGCCCTTCGATGTTTGGAAAAGCTTTATGGAGATGAATGGAATTCTTTTACCATCCTATTAATTCACTCTG GTGGCTACAGTCAACGCCTTCCAAATGCAAGTGCTCTGGGGAAAATTTTCACTGCTTTACCTTTTGGTAGCCCCATTTATCAGATGTTGGAATTAAAACTAGCCATGTACATTGATTTCCCCTCACATATGAATCCTGGGATTCTGGTTACCTGTGCAGATGACATTGAACTTTATAGTATTGGAGAATCTGAGTATATTAGGTTTGACAAACCTGGCTTTACTGCTTTAGCTCATCCTTCTAGTTTGACTGTAGGTACAACACATGGAGTATTTGTCTTAGAACCTTTTAACTATTTAGAACATAGAGACCTCGAGTATAGAAGTTGTCATCGTTTCCTTCATAAGCCCAGCATAGAAAAGATGTATCAGTTTGATGCTGTGTGTAGACCtagaaatttttttcaacaaaacttTGCTGAGGGTTACATACCCTCTCTTAAATTAGACCCTGAGTATGTCTACACAGACAGCCTATTTTACATGGATCATAAAACAGCAAAAAAGTTACTtgctttttatgaaaaaataggTACACTAAACTGTGAAATAGATGCCTATGGAGACTTTCTGCAGGCTTTAGGACCTGGAGCAACTGTGGAATATACCAGAAACACATCAAATGTTACTAAAGAAGAGTCGGAATTGGTAGACATGAGGCAGAGAATATTTCATCTTCTTCAAGGAACATCACTAAATGTTGTTGTTCTTAATAACTCCAAATTTTATCACATTGGAACAACTGAagaatatttgtttcattttacttcTGATAGCAATTTGAAGTCAGAGCTTGGCTTACAGTCCATAGCTTTTAGCATCTTTCCAGCAATACCAGAATGCTCTAGTAACAAATCCTGTATCATTCAAAGTATATTGGATTCAAGATGTTCTGTGGCACCTGGCTCAGTTGTAGAGTATTCCAGATTGGGGCCTGATGTTTCAGTTGGGGAAAATTGCATTATTAGTGGTTCTTATATCATAACAACAGCCGTCCTGTCTGCACATTCTTTTGTGTGTTCCTTAACCTTGAAGATGGATAGACACTTAAAGTATTCAACTATGGCATGTGGAGTGCAAGACAACttgaaaaagaatgttaaaacatTGTCAGATGTAAAGTTACTTCAATTCTTTGGAGTCTGTTTCCTGTCATGCTTAGACATTTGGAATCTCAAAGTTACAGAGGAACTGTTCTCTGGAAACAAGACATGTTTGAGTTTGTGGAATGCTCGTATTTTCCCAGTTTGTTCTTCTCTGAGTGATTCAGTTACAACATCCCTAAAGATGTTAAATGCTGTACAGAACAAGTCTGCATTCAGCCTGAATAAATATAAGCTGTTATCCATTGAAGAAATGCTTTTCTACAAAGATGTGGAAGACATGATAACTTATAGGGAgcaaatttttctagaaattacTTTGAATAGAAAACAGTCTGATTTAGAGACATCTTAA
- the FPGT gene encoding fucose-1-phosphate guanylyltransferase isoform X3 has product MELTRKYKRGKITHQKREQKGGYSQRLPNASALGKIFTALPFGSPIYQMLELKLAMYIDFPSHMNPGILVTCADDIELYSIGESEYIRFDKPGFTALAHPSSLTVGTTHGVFVLEPFNYLEHRDLEYRSCHRFLHKPSIEKMYQFDAVCRPRNFFQQNFAEGYIPSLKLDPEYVYTDSLFYMDHKTAKKLLAFYEKIGTLNCEIDAYGDFLQALGPGATVEYTRNTSNVTKEESELVDMRQRIFHLLQGTSLNVVVLNNSKFYHIGTTEEYLFHFTSDSNLKSELGLQSIAFSIFPAIPECSSNKSCIIQSILDSRCSVAPGSVVEYSRLGPDVSVGENCIISGSYIITTAVLSAHSFVCSLTLKMDRHLKYSTMACGVQDNLKKNVKTLSDVKLLQFFGVCFLSCLDIWNLKVTEELFSGNKTCLSLWNARIFPVCSSLSDSVTTSLKMLNAVQNKSAFSLNKYKLLSIEEMLFYKDVEDMITYREQIFLEITLNRKQSDLETS; this is encoded by the exons ATGGAGTTGACAAGAaagtataaaagaggaaaaatcacaCACCAAAAAAGGGAACAGAAAG GTGGCTACAGTCAACGCCTTCCAAATGCAAGTGCTCTGGGGAAAATTTTCACTGCTTTACCTTTTGGTAGCCCCATTTATCAGATGTTGGAATTAAAACTAGCCATGTACATTGATTTCCCCTCACATATGAATCCTGGGATTCTGGTTACCTGTGCAGATGACATTGAACTTTATAGTATTGGAGAATCTGAGTATATTAGGTTTGACAAACCTGGCTTTACTGCTTTAGCTCATCCTTCTAGTTTGACTGTAGGTACAACACATGGAGTATTTGTCTTAGAACCTTTTAACTATTTAGAACATAGAGACCTCGAGTATAGAAGTTGTCATCGTTTCCTTCATAAGCCCAGCATAGAAAAGATGTATCAGTTTGATGCTGTGTGTAGACCtagaaatttttttcaacaaaacttTGCTGAGGGTTACATACCCTCTCTTAAATTAGACCCTGAGTATGTCTACACAGACAGCCTATTTTACATGGATCATAAAACAGCAAAAAAGTTACTtgctttttatgaaaaaataggTACACTAAACTGTGAAATAGATGCCTATGGAGACTTTCTGCAGGCTTTAGGACCTGGAGCAACTGTGGAATATACCAGAAACACATCAAATGTTACTAAAGAAGAGTCGGAATTGGTAGACATGAGGCAGAGAATATTTCATCTTCTTCAAGGAACATCACTAAATGTTGTTGTTCTTAATAACTCCAAATTTTATCACATTGGAACAACTGAagaatatttgtttcattttacttcTGATAGCAATTTGAAGTCAGAGCTTGGCTTACAGTCCATAGCTTTTAGCATCTTTCCAGCAATACCAGAATGCTCTAGTAACAAATCCTGTATCATTCAAAGTATATTGGATTCAAGATGTTCTGTGGCACCTGGCTCAGTTGTAGAGTATTCCAGATTGGGGCCTGATGTTTCAGTTGGGGAAAATTGCATTATTAGTGGTTCTTATATCATAACAACAGCCGTCCTGTCTGCACATTCTTTTGTGTGTTCCTTAACCTTGAAGATGGATAGACACTTAAAGTATTCAACTATGGCATGTGGAGTGCAAGACAACttgaaaaagaatgttaaaacatTGTCAGATGTAAAGTTACTTCAATTCTTTGGAGTCTGTTTCCTGTCATGCTTAGACATTTGGAATCTCAAAGTTACAGAGGAACTGTTCTCTGGAAACAAGACATGTTTGAGTTTGTGGAATGCTCGTATTTTCCCAGTTTGTTCTTCTCTGAGTGATTCAGTTACAACATCCCTAAAGATGTTAAATGCTGTACAGAACAAGTCTGCATTCAGCCTGAATAAATATAAGCTGTTATCCATTGAAGAAATGCTTTTCTACAAAGATGTGGAAGACATGATAACTTATAGGGAgcaaatttttctagaaattacTTTGAATAGAAAACAGTCTGATTTAGAGACATCTTAA
- the FPGT gene encoding fucose-1-phosphate guanylyltransferase isoform X1 has product MAATSALPGVSLREATQRRLRRFAELRGKPVAAGEFWDIVAITAADDKQELAYKQQLSEKLKKKELPLGVQYHVFVDPAGAKIGNGGSTLCALRCLEKLYGDEWNSFTILLIHSGGYSQRLPNASALGKIFTALPFGSPIYQMLELKLAMYIDFPSHMNPGILVTCADDIELYSIGESEYIRFDKPGFTALAHPSSLTVGTTHGVFVLEPFNYLEHRDLEYRSCHRFLHKPSIEKMYQFDAVCRPRNFFQQNFAEGYIPSLKLDPEYVYTDSLFYMDHKTAKKLLAFYEKIGTLNCEIDAYGDFLQALGPGATVEYTRNTSNVTKEESELVDMRQRIFHLLQGTSLNVVVLNNSKFYHIGTTEEYLFHFTSDSNLKSELGLQSIAFSIFPAIPECSSNKSCIIQSILDSRCSVAPGSVVEYSRLGPDVSVGENCIISGSYIITTAVLSAHSFVCSLTLKMDRHLKYSTMACGVQDNLKKNVKTLSDVKLLQFFGVCFLSCLDIWNLKVTEELFSGNKTCLSLWNARIFPVCSSLSDSVTTSLKMLNAVQNKSAFSLNKYKLLSIEEMLFYKDVEDMITYREQIFLEITLNRKQSDLETS; this is encoded by the exons ATGGCAGCCACGAGTGCCCTTCCAGGCGTATCTTTGCGAGAAGCCACCCAGCGAAGGTTGCGGAGGTTTGCAGAGCTTAGAG GCAAACCTGTGGCAGCTGGAGAATTCTGGGACATTGTTGCAATAACAGCAGCTGATGATAAACAGGAACTTGCTTATAAGCAACAGCTGtcagaaaagctgaaaaaaaaggaGTTACCACTTGGAGTTCAATATCATGTTTTTGTTGATCCTGCTGGAGCCAAAATTG gaaatggaGGATCTACGCTTTGTGCCCTTCGATGTTTGGAAAAGCTTTATGGAGATGAATGGAATTCTTTTACCATCCTATTAATTCACTCTG GTGGCTACAGTCAACGCCTTCCAAATGCAAGTGCTCTGGGGAAAATTTTCACTGCTTTACCTTTTGGTAGCCCCATTTATCAGATGTTGGAATTAAAACTAGCCATGTACATTGATTTCCCCTCACATATGAATCCTGGGATTCTGGTTACCTGTGCAGATGACATTGAACTTTATAGTATTGGAGAATCTGAGTATATTAGGTTTGACAAACCTGGCTTTACTGCTTTAGCTCATCCTTCTAGTTTGACTGTAGGTACAACACATGGAGTATTTGTCTTAGAACCTTTTAACTATTTAGAACATAGAGACCTCGAGTATAGAAGTTGTCATCGTTTCCTTCATAAGCCCAGCATAGAAAAGATGTATCAGTTTGATGCTGTGTGTAGACCtagaaatttttttcaacaaaacttTGCTGAGGGTTACATACCCTCTCTTAAATTAGACCCTGAGTATGTCTACACAGACAGCCTATTTTACATGGATCATAAAACAGCAAAAAAGTTACTtgctttttatgaaaaaataggTACACTAAACTGTGAAATAGATGCCTATGGAGACTTTCTGCAGGCTTTAGGACCTGGAGCAACTGTGGAATATACCAGAAACACATCAAATGTTACTAAAGAAGAGTCGGAATTGGTAGACATGAGGCAGAGAATATTTCATCTTCTTCAAGGAACATCACTAAATGTTGTTGTTCTTAATAACTCCAAATTTTATCACATTGGAACAACTGAagaatatttgtttcattttacttcTGATAGCAATTTGAAGTCAGAGCTTGGCTTACAGTCCATAGCTTTTAGCATCTTTCCAGCAATACCAGAATGCTCTAGTAACAAATCCTGTATCATTCAAAGTATATTGGATTCAAGATGTTCTGTGGCACCTGGCTCAGTTGTAGAGTATTCCAGATTGGGGCCTGATGTTTCAGTTGGGGAAAATTGCATTATTAGTGGTTCTTATATCATAACAACAGCCGTCCTGTCTGCACATTCTTTTGTGTGTTCCTTAACCTTGAAGATGGATAGACACTTAAAGTATTCAACTATGGCATGTGGAGTGCAAGACAACttgaaaaagaatgttaaaacatTGTCAGATGTAAAGTTACTTCAATTCTTTGGAGTCTGTTTCCTGTCATGCTTAGACATTTGGAATCTCAAAGTTACAGAGGAACTGTTCTCTGGAAACAAGACATGTTTGAGTTTGTGGAATGCTCGTATTTTCCCAGTTTGTTCTTCTCTGAGTGATTCAGTTACAACATCCCTAAAGATGTTAAATGCTGTACAGAACAAGTCTGCATTCAGCCTGAATAAATATAAGCTGTTATCCATTGAAGAAATGCTTTTCTACAAAGATGTGGAAGACATGATAACTTATAGGGAgcaaatttttctagaaattacTTTGAATAGAAAACAGTCTGATTTAGAGACATCTTAA